The genomic segment GAAAGAGCAAACTCGTTGGTATATTCAGTATTTATTGTTTTTGAAAAAGCTTTCAGCCCATAATGGTTGTACATTTCCACAGCATATTTACCTTTTTTAAACTTATTAAAATCGAGTGTCAGTGTAGAAACGGCAGGATTGGGATATGTTACAAGGTCGAAATAATCAATATAGAATATATTGTTGCTTTGATCTGTTATCGCAGAATTACGAACACTGGTAACTTTAACCTTATAACTACCACCAGCTATTACACCAGATGATATAAACCAGTCTAAATAAGTCCCTGGAACGGAATTGGCAATATTCATAACTAAATTATCAGAAGCGTCAAGTAAATCAACTCTTACATCTT from the Lentimicrobiaceae bacterium genome contains:
- a CDS encoding T9SS type A sorting domain-containing protein, which translates into the protein LVMNISNSAPGTTLYWYISPSVVPIGTYKIKVTSVRNATVTDISDATFDIVITTPGGSILVTAPDGGEEWSLETTQRITWTKSASVTEDVRVDLLDASDNLVMNIANSVPGTYLDWFISSGVIAGGSYKVKVTSVRNSAITDQSNNIFYIDYFDLVTYPNPAVSTLTLDFNKFKKGKYAVEMYNHYGLKAFSKTINTEYTNEFALSVANLPNDIYIITVKSDKIQVTKRIIIQH